Within Sander lucioperca isolate FBNREF2018 chromosome 22, SLUC_FBN_1.2, whole genome shotgun sequence, the genomic segment GCTGTCAAATAATGTCTTGAAGAGGACTACACAGTTCATTAGAGGGACTGGTCCCATGGGTTCAGTTTGACTCCTCTGACCAAAAGTTAAACCCAGCAAGAGTCTTTATTTCCAAGAATTGCCACCAGGCTTTAATGTGACGTTATTGTGACTACATGACTTTTTACTTGAATCTGTTGTTTTTACTTGTGTTGATGTCTGTTTTTGCTAATTATGCAATGCCTCTGCCCAGCTAACCCCGGGACTTCTTCATGCAACTCTTTCTACAGTATGGAGATAACActtaatttctttttattatttttgtaaaaacaaattgttggCCTCAAAGtataaattgaaaattaaaaaaaaatcttctgcaAGAGTTGTTTGCCTCTGTCTTTGTGATTGCTATAAATTCTCATGTTTTAAGACGTATTCAATTCTTAAGTACCTTGGGCTTAATGGAAAACAGTAATTCGACATTTGTTTTATAGTTTGTTATTAGTGTCACACACAAGTCTAGGATGCTGCTCTATTTATCCTAAGAACCTCAAATAGGAATTTTAAGATCTCCTAAAACTAAAGGCTTTGCTTTGAAACAATCTGTCTGAATGAGTTAGCCAGGTTCAGGAGTCCAGTATCATTTTTGACATCACTTCTTAAAGGCtctgcacacatttttttttaattaacctCACTGATTGGACCTTACCAGCTCAGGTTGGAGTTGGACGGAGTTCTGGTGGGAGTTAAGGTCCAATGAGAATGATAAAAGTGTAAGTTGTCCCGCCTTAACAGGTGCAACAGAGACATGTCAATCAAGCACATTTTGTATTGTCTTGAAAAGAAGTCCAATCAGGCgaataagtgaaaacacctgtgtgtgagtgtgcaggaCCTTTTAATATACACTTGTACCACAGGGCTTctagttatttatatatttcattatttttgctGTCTGTTTTATCTGCCACATCTGTCTAGAAAAATGTATTGGTTTATATTATGCcagttttaaaaagtctttTTTATTAACCTGCTAttacattaaataaatacacaatagCGAGAGCTTTAGGAGAAATCTCACAGAATACTATTCTAATACTAAAGTGTTTCTGGTTAACTGACCGTGGCTCCCTGGTAGTTACGTCACAGATACTGGTTACATAACTACATGTCCCAGACCTCACAGCTGTttcctcaaccaatcagattgcaTGTAAACTATCACCCATGGTGCATGTGTGAGACTTCCACTAGTGGGTGCTTAACGTTAGTGCTTAGCTGTTTGGACTGGAGTCGACTAGATAAAACAGTTCCTCGTTGAGGATTATCAGAACAATCTATTCAGTAGATTTGTGGATAGGTCTACTTGTATAGTAGTGCACTATTCATCCGTCCTTCACATCGCTTTAGATTTGCTCCACACAGGTAAGCTCATGCTACATTGTAGGGTTGCCATAACGTTATCTGCCAGATTGTTAATTCAAAACGAATTAAAATTGCTCTGTATATGGGCCGCaccaaatacaaaatacagacCGCTCCGTTATTGCAGGGTAACATCATCATCGTCACTTCAGGATTTTGATCATGCAGGGTCACTTTGCAAATGatttgtattgcttttttttttttttttttttttttacaggcaatGTGATGGTAGTACTAACTTACATAGCTAGTTAGCTACGACTTATACATCAATGCATGGCGTACATGTACGCCATGCATTGATGTATAAGTCGTAGCTAACTAGCTATGTAAGTTAGTACTACCATCACattgcctgtaaaaaaaaaaaagaaaaaaaaaaatcgataagTTCATCTCGGCTTCAACTGTCAACTGTTTATGAACAGCTAAAggatgctagctagctaacaagaAGTCGTGGTGGCTAAAGATTGATAAACTTTAATATTTAACTGGGCAATGGCTAAAAGTGTCAGTCAGGTTCCTTACTGAATAAGGAATAGTGTGACAATTACAAGCAGTTGTTATTGTATTCCCTAAATTATCATGTGACTCTACTGCTGTATTGTTATGAAATGTAATGAATATGTTGAAGCTACCTCAGCTCTGTGGACATTGGAGATGCCATTAATGAATGGCAACACACATTCTGACGCAATGGAAAGAGACACTGTCGCCTTGTTGCATTGTAACGAATGAGTTGCAACATCAGCGGAAGGTTTTTAAATAAGAGAGCTATTGTAGAAGCTAGTAAATCATTCCATTCTCGCCACCCAATACTTAAGGGAAACACAACAGATGGTCCTCAGAGACACTGCAAGGGTGTTAATAATATCCCAATGTTAGACCCAGTTTATCGGTAACAACAAACAATGTATGGCATGCTAATAGTGATGCAACAGTAATAAACACGATTTGGGTGTTAGACAGGACAACAACTTGTGTTGCCAACGTGTTGATAATATTCTCAGCAAGTCAGTAGTAATAATAAGGAAGTGTAATTGTCAGCAAAATAATTACACATACAATAAACGATATGTAACTTATAACTTGCAACTATATATGTTACTGTGTCTATTTTCAAAGTCGATTGATTATTTTAGCTGATCCTGTTTTCTGTGCATCTTCTCTTCGCATATCATGTCCTTGGCCAGTCTCTTTATGGTGTAGTTATATTAGCAGCATTGcaaaatcacaacagcaaagaAATGGCCACAACTGCTTGAGAAAGTGTGTAATTTGTAATCGTAATTTGGTTTTAATGTAATCCAAaaccaaacatttttaaaatcccAACCTCAATTGCGACTGTTTTTGACTTGTCTTTCAATTTCACCCACCCCCTAACAGTGACTCGGCAGATATTGTGACGACTGGGATTCCCTGTGGTATCCAGACCCAGCCAGGAACATGACCATGTTCAGCACGGGCATCCTTGTGCTGACGTCTCCTCTCCACACCCTCCCATTGCGCATCGCTCCAGTGCTCAGCTCAGCTGCTCAGCTTGTAGAGCGCACACTGTACGTCCACCTCCACCCTGGGCTAAACCTGGGAAGTGGGAGCCAGCCTCGACCAGTTTTCATTCCACCGGTAGTGGACCTGTCTGCACTCATTACCCGCCTTTACAGCAATGCAGCTGATGTATGTGGGCACCTGGATGTTCGTGTTTTGCTGACCAATGTTCGCGCTCAGTCAGCTGCCTGCAGCGGGACGACAATCCCAAACTGCCCCTTCCCCACACCACAATCTCTGTCTCACTCCCCGGAGGTGGTGCTAACAGACTTTCCTCTGCAGGACCCAGGTCAGTCCCATCAGGTTACGCAGTGTCTACAGAGGTACACAGGCCACTGCTACGTCTGTAGCCCTAGTCTGCAGTCAGTGCTGCTTCACCCACAGCTAATGAGGCTgcaggagaaagaggaagggctGAAAGAGTCTGAAGAAAAGGCAGAACCCTTGGAGACCTACAGTGACGTGGTGGTAGGGGGGACATTTGACCGGCTCCATGGGGCCCACAAGACGCTGCTCAACATCTCATGCCTGTTAGCCAATAGAAGGTTCCTTATTGGTGTGTGTGACCAAGCAATGCTGAAAAGTGAGTAGTTTATTTTCGTTATTTCCATTTAGGTATGTGTATTCATGTAATATCTCTGAGGCTAATGTCACATAATTTTTCATGATGTGTGAGATCAGAAGGCAGCACCCCTAGGTGGCCCCTGACATCCCTTTTTTCCCGGTTTTAGAAAAAGTGCTAAAGGAGCTGGTCGAGCCATACTCTCTGCGGACCCAGAGATTACAGGAGTTCGTGGAAGACATCAAACCCTCACTGCAGGTGGAGATCGTGCCCCTTGACGACCCCTATGGAGTGTCTGTGGTTGACCCCTTGATACAGTGCATTGTGGTTAGCGAGGAGACGAGAAAGGGAGGCATGGCTGTCAACAAGAAACGCATTGAGAACGTAAGTTAGGAAATCGAAGATACGTGTAATGGACTAGGACACAGTCCATACATCTCACCGTACCAATGTTTTAAATACAtcaaaaaacaaagtaaaaaattAAGTATACTCTATtgttatgtatatgtatgttttgtcattttctaCAGCTAATTACATCAATGTTTGTAATAAAATTGTAGTGTAATTAAGGTCCTCCTAATTAAAGTTTTCTTGGGCAGCATTCTTTACGATCGTCTCAAATTGTATGTCACAGATGGTCCTTTTTAACATATGTTTATGTCAGGAGACATATACTGTTGCTTTCTACACAGCACATtttattacttacttactacagTGTAAGGAAAGCACAGAAAACGGTTCTAATGCACATCTGAATCCTTGTTGGTCCAATATAGAAAACCCTAGCTTGGGTACACATtggcacatacagtatttgatgTTTTCTATTCTCTATGTTCAGGGCCTCCCAGCTCTCATCCTCCATGAGATCCAGTTGTTGAAAGACGCCCACCACActgagacagaggaggagaagatcAGCTCCTCCAGTCTACGCTCTCGTCTGCTGGGCACCCTCCTTACCCCGCCTGAAGTAGgtcatgtttttaaaaaaaattacattttgataaaGGATTTCAATGCAGGATACAGGTTAGTGGTAATGTGGCAGCATTCAAGAAATCctaagaaaacaaaaagttagaatatataattaaaataaaacatagttTTTCTTTCCATATCTGGTGCTTATTAAAAGGGTTGTGATACCGGTTAAGGGAATGTAATCATGCTTATCTAAAAGTGCACATCAGAACATCATAATCATGCAACCTTTCAGTCAAATTACGTTTTCAGTCAAGTGTATGCCTatgatgatgaagaagaagGTCTGAtacaattttaatttaatgctttgttaaattatatatatatatatatatataatttaacaaaGACCATCAGTTAGTCTTTTTCATTCCTGTTTAATGAAATTCCTTTTCAAATGTTAAAGAAGCTCTGCACAGCCTCcagtcatgaaaaaaaatattgccaAATCGTGCCTTTAAAGTGCATTTTTCATTCACTCACTGCAAAACACAGCAAAACATTTAACTCAGCCGGCTGTTTTCTCTCGCAACATTTGAGCAGGTGAAGAATAGTGTTTTCATACAAAAAATGGCTAGCTGAGCATTTTGTAACAAGGGTCAAACACGCAAATCGGTCTTCGGAaacttagggccctatcttgcacccggcacagcgcagctcaaagcccgacgcaagtgtctttgctagtttaagaccgacatagttgtcaatttcccgtccaacGCCCATGTCCTTTAAATAGTAAATGCAGCTGCGCCCatctgtgtgttcaggtgaattcttggcgtattgctatcttgaggcagtgggaagtgatcgcgccattgaccaacaaaaacctggtctaaagtcaataacgcagcatttcattgttattttaacagcgcattagtaaaatgttcctaggcttgtgcacagcacacacactatgcttgttacacacacacacacacacagggatgcgcagcagcacacaaaaatGCAAACGATtgtaaaatattacaatgtgaaatagtaaaATGATATGATCTGGATATGATTCGTACATGCCCTAAGCGCACCTGCGCtgggcgcttcacgccgtgcgcttagatcgttaaaatagggcccctgatgtttaactgtttaaaaaaaaaaaaagctgtctcATAAAGGTAACAAGTAACAGCTTTTCTTTTCAGGATATGCCATATTACAATGTATTTAGCAACAAGAATAAAGCAACATAAAACTGTGTGGAGAGTGTCTCTGAGCAGGCCTGACTTGTTTTAGGAGCTGTTTGTGTCACTTGCCAATGCAATTGTACAGTTTTGTCATATCATTACCTCCATCAAGTAAGTGTGCAGGCGTTACCTTTTCTATCATCACCTCCACCCATTGGTTATCAATGCTCTTATGTTTAGGGCTGCAGTATTTGGTGGTATTATTCAATATGAAATTATCAAAAGATTTCCATCTATATTTTCCACACCCTGAGGCGATGTATCTGATGTTTCTTCTATACTAGGACGCATCCCATATCGCTCCACTTCCATACGTGATTGGCCTGACAGGAGGCAGCGGCAGTGGAAAGACCTCCATCGCCAGGCAGCTGGAGGCTTTGGGTGCCGTCCGGATCGACTGTGACAAGCTGGGCCATGAGGTGTACCAGCCCGGCACTGCAGCCTATCACAGAGTGCTTGAAGAATTTGGGTCAGGTGAGAAAACGCTCTGCGCTGAAGATGTATGGTATGATTATTTAACAGGGTTGGGCTTTGGTTAGAGATGCGTCATCCATCTCCTTGTGTTATCTCATACACTATCAGTCTATTTTGAAGAAATATAGGACGATGATACAcctttgcattgtttttttcatcCATCGTTGTTTAAAGATACTGTAGGTTCAGACTAGTGTCAGTAAACGTTTAAAATACTTAATCTCAAACATGGTTTCTCTCTAGGACACGTTTTACTGTAAGACATCACCCTGCTAGACCTGAGAAATTGACATGTTAACATTTTAAACGTTGAAAGGCCATAACTGCTCTATGTGCTGTAATGTTATGTCAAAAATATCAAGTTGTAATATCAAAGCAGCACTAATCCGATTTCGATGAGACTAACAATTTTGACATTATCCTGGAGATTGGAGTAGTGTCTGAGACAAAAGCATGACAGCACACAAATGAATCCAGCATTCAAGCATTAGGTTGCATCATTTTCATTGACTATCACAAAAACTGGTCGCCCAATAGCTTGATATTCATGTTGTCTTGGAAATGTTATGCCGTATAAACTGTGTTACAGTGCAATGATGAGTTTCTTTCGTCACTTTTAGATCTTCTGAATGCAGATAAAACCATCAACAGACGTGCATTAGGAAGGAAGGTTTTTGGAAACCAGGTAATATGAGGAGTATAAATAATGTTTCAGCACATCACGACATTGGAAATGACACGTCAGACTACACCGCTGTGTATCGATAATTTACCAAAGATGCTGTTTTTCATGCAGGAGCGGTTAAAAGCCCTAACAGACATTGTATGGCCTGAGATTGCACTTCTGGTTAAGAACAGAATCAGCCAAGCCAGAGAGGAAGGTATTGTATGGACTTGCATTTAATAATCTTAGTAATGTAAAACTATGTTGGTATACTGTACATGTCCATAGTTTTGTGGAATATAGGGTTTTGCTGTTAaagtgttttctgtcttgtttagcagtgaaattagttttttcttcttttttgttagGCTAATGTACTGATCCTATTGACATATAAAGATGATAAAGAAACTGTGCCCTCGCTTTGTATTACAAGAGATTTCCACAATAGGCATGTGATTCTTTGCTCTTTGCAGGGAAACAAGTTTGTGTGTTGGATGCAGCAGTTCTTCTGGAGGCCGGCTGGACCGACATGGTCCACGAGGTCTGGGTCACTGTCATCCCTGAGGAGGAGGTAATATGTTTGTACAGTCCTCAATGCAACAAACACAGAGTCACATTGGCTTGAGTGTCTGTAAGGAAAATGTTTAGAATTAGGTTTAGAATATTGACATTGTCATTGAGCTAAAAGGGGTTGCTGCATCAGCATTTCTCACTGAAAGCAATGATTACAGAATTCAgcaaagtgacaaaatgtttaGTTTTCATTAGGAAGTGAAGTATAACCAGTGGTAAGACGCACTAGTGTGTTGGGCATGTGGAGAAAAGTCGTGGATAAAGGAGTCaaagtttttttgggggggaactACCACTGGGGGCACGCCAAAGTTGGACATTTTGAAATTCTACACACACtggctttaaagcaacactatgtaacttttcccaatttggtccccctacaggttgtctcattggaactacagctcgcgcggctgtagttccaatgcgacaacctgtagggggaccaaagagggaaaagttacatagtgttgctttaacctTGGTAACCTATCCCACCTATCTCCTTGTCACCCCTCCCCTCTCAGGCAGTGTTAAGGATAACAGAGCGAGACGGTGTGACTACAGAGGATGCCCTGCGCCGGCTGCAGAGCCAGTGGTCCAACAGCAAGCAAGTAGGGCACGCCAACGTGGTACTCAGCACGCTGTGGGAGCCAGAGGTTACTCGGAAACAGGTCAGACGCTCGCCATGCCGAGAGTGTTGGGTCTACACATCTGCATTAGATGAAATAATTTGATTCTGTGAAATAAGAAAACTGTATTTTTGTAATAATTCTCCCactgtcttttattttaaaggttCTGAAAGCTTGGAATCTTCTTCAGAAGAGAATCCAACACAGGCAAGAGGGACATGCGTTGGTCACTACATCAGCCCAGGTGTAACCCCGTGCATACAGAAAAAGCATGTGTCAGGTCCAGGGACATGTGCGCACTAATGACTGATCCACATAAGGAAACGCTGCCTTAGAAATAAGTGAGGACTGTGCCATTGCAGCAAACCCAACAAGCTCTCTCACTTCTTTGACCAAGACTCTGTGCCTAACTGAGTTTCCACAGGTTTTTAAAATCTAGTTCTATTTTAAGATGCTTAGTCTAAAGATGGATGAGGAAAAAGAGAACTTCATAAATGATCCCGAACAAAATTATTTTGGAATTTGAAAGCTGGAATTCatgtttgggattaataaagtgttATTTTATCCAAATATCTTTTTTATGAATGGCATGCCTTTAAATTGGTACTGTTGTTTAAATGATATGCTCAACATTCAGCAATCCCAGATCATTTTGAGACCAAACTTCTCAGCAAAGTCTAATATTTTGGGCACCTTGTCAGCAGATGACACAACTTCTGTCCCTTTTTTCATGTCTTCTAAGTATAATGAATATGAATGTAGCTTGGAAAGCAACTAATGGTAAGGGAAAGGTGAGGTACGATTGAAAGATTGTATGATTGCCACTGTAAAATCATAGGATTaaatgttgtgttatttgtggtTTTAGAGTTGGGAGAATATTTTAACAAATTCACTATCATTAtcaaatgaggcattataaaCTACCTATGTGCAATAGATAGGATATGTTATACTACCAGTGTAGACGTTGAAATACACAGGGCACTCAAAAAGATGACAGTCAAACTGTACATTGACTAataaaggaaaacacaaaagACGTGAAAAAATCTCTTTGAAATatcttttaataaaatgttgaaaaatctTCAATTGCAATCAAGAATGAGCTCACCTGAACATTAAAATATTCACGTCTCTGAACATACCTGAAAAAGCCAAAAGGAACAGCACAGTGAAAATCATGTTGTGTTTAGCTAATGGTAAATTTCTTGTCAGATACTACAATGATATTATAAACCAATGTTTGATGAAGTCAGTGAGGTGTCATTTGCTCAGTTTGTGAGAAATTTAAAACATCACGATTTTACCATCTTGCATGTAACCTGGAAACTTAGTGGAATACTTTTAAGAATTGGCGTTacattaaatatattgtttttaaacctgTGAGTGATCTGTTTTTTCTCATTGATTTAAGACATTGGCTAATGGACcaaatttattttcatttgatgTTAAAGTTTATAAGAAGTCTGGTATGTAATCAAATAGCATGGGCAATTGTATGCTTAGTTTGGATTTGAAGTATACCTTTCAATAATTATTTGAAACGTTCACTTGTAaccaagttgtttttttctcgaATTCCGTCTTTAATGAAAAcgcattttaaaaacatttacgtTTGAACAATGTGCAAAATGTACAATTTGAATGTGACTTGTGTGAACGGTGCTGAGGTCAGCCACAGTAGCATGATATCACCTTGTTTCAGTGCAACAAAACCTTGTGCACTGGCAGCTGAACATGCTAACTACATATTTAAAGAATACAGACTTAGTGCACTAGTAACTGTTAGCTTGTGAAACAAAAAGGGCTCTGGGTATGCATGTCCAAAccttattattctccccaaacaCACCCTTTTTTCCTTGACATTTTGTGTACGCAGCCTTTTGTGTTGCAGTGAATAACTGTCAATCCGTGTACTGATCTGTGTCACATCAAAGTCCAGGCTTTATCCAAATAAAGGAAATCTTAAGTTGTTGCCTCCGCTGGTTCTCCACAATCACATCTCCACTTTCAGTTTGGCAGAGCACATTGCTTCCCCCAGCTTGTTGCTGGCCCTGCACACATAAACCCCAGAGTCAGAAGGCTCCAAACCAGCCAGAACCA encodes:
- the coasy gene encoding bifunctional coenzyme A synthase; amino-acid sequence: MTMFSTGILVLTSPLHTLPLRIAPVLSSAAQLVERTLYVHLHPGLNLGSGSQPRPVFIPPVVDLSALITRLYSNAADVCGHLDVRVLLTNVRAQSAACSGTTIPNCPFPTPQSLSHSPEVVLTDFPLQDPGQSHQVTQCLQRYTGHCYVCSPSLQSVLLHPQLMRLQEKEEGLKESEEKAEPLETYSDVVVGGTFDRLHGAHKTLLNISCLLANRRFLIGVCDQAMLKKKVLKELVEPYSLRTQRLQEFVEDIKPSLQVEIVPLDDPYGVSVVDPLIQCIVVSEETRKGGMAVNKKRIENGLPALILHEIQLLKDAHHTETEEEKISSSSLRSRLLGTLLTPPEDASHIAPLPYVIGLTGGSGSGKTSIARQLEALGAVRIDCDKLGHEVYQPGTAAYHRVLEEFGSDLLNADKTINRRALGRKVFGNQERLKALTDIVWPEIALLVKNRISQAREEGKQVCVLDAAVLLEAGWTDMVHEVWVTVIPEEEAVLRITERDGVTTEDALRRLQSQWSNSKQVGHANVVLSTLWEPEVTRKQVLKAWNLLQKRIQHRQEGHALVTTSAQV